One window of Aspergillus oryzae RIB40 DNA, chromosome 3 genomic DNA carries:
- a CDS encoding uncharacterized protein (predicted protein) — MTSTVEALTGNPRSHERKHNRPIIHNPCFYASCFLPAQALIQRKHTSVPTRHASQFASGIRLTLAMLDNVMGATVARNLAVIARAALRAAAGLNHTTGLVVAAAVGEVVGLVVEVEGLVARAVSEPGQNASVGAGAFALDPDDPVVGLVVVLELLAVSDGDGTGHGGWHWGWVGQDGGDEWEGGEEGFELHFCDCSLG; from the exons atgaCTTCTACTGTCGAG GCATTGACAGGAAACCCCCGAAG CCACGAGCGCAAGCATAACCGGCCCATCATCCATAATCCCTGTTTCTACGCCTCATGCTTCCTTCCCGCCCAAGCTCTGATTCAACGTAAGCACACTTCCGTTCCCACGCGTCATGCTTCCCAATTCGCATCCGGAATCCGTTTAACACTTGCCATGCTTGACAATGTCATGGGTGCTACCGTGGCACGTAATCTTGCGGTTATCGCGAGAGCAGCTCTTAGAGCCGCCGCCGGGCTGAACCACACGACGGGGCTCGTTGTCGCTGCCGCAGTCGGCGAGGTGGTAGGCTTGGTTGTTGAAGTAGAAGGTCTGGTCGCAAGGGCTGTCAGTGAGCCTGGTCAGAACGCGAGTGTTGGGGCAGGCGCTTTCGCCCTCGATCCAGACGACCCAGTGGTTGGCCTGGTCGTTGTTCTGGAGTTGCTGGCCGTATCCGACGGAGACGGCACCGGGCACGGGGGCTGGCACTGGGGCTGGGTTGGCCAGGACGGCGGTGATGAATGGGAgggtggagaggagggttTTGAATTGCATTTTTGCGATTGTTCCTTGGGTTAG
- a CDS encoding GMC family oxidoreductase (choline dehydrogenase and related flavoproteins): protein MSTPDYKHERGGGGGGVGFSDLSVPRLYKCVIVGGGTAGLALASRLSRGLPESSILVLEAGPDAENEPRINIPAMRGSAIASAYDWNFTTVPQPHAGNRSLTQPRGKVLGGSSALNFMSWDRASKVEYDIWGKLGNEGWNWSEMMRSMLKAENFTLSDKYGDQGVGFGGPIQTMVCDWVPEHQTFFMEALKSLDVLENRNSLGGNSLGSGFQPSNVRYSDRKRSYSAHHPGYPSLAGPNLQIRVGRRVRKINLVSIGGEDLVATGVTLEDNTTVLAIKEVILAAGTMQSPGLLELSGIGQKDVLHAADVQQLVDLPGVGENLQDHLRIQNSYRLLPNYTSVDMLKTNATFAKQQLEAYNTGQRSIYDYSGGSYAFLNWTGVADEPSRMESLARKAADEPLSLSPFERIRADIQLHHIRHEEENVPQMEIISADGYTGIKGYPPETSPLHGSNFFTLIAVMLHPFSTGSIHVTSPLISTAPQIQPNYLSHEYDIQALASAAKYLRKLASTAPLRQAWTEEYEPGLSVVGDGPDSDSQWREYAINNTETIFHPVGTCAMLPRELHGVVNANLTVYGTDNLRVVDASVMPVLISGHIQTAVYGIAEKAAEMIIKRWQ from the coding sequence GTTATTGTAGGAGGCGGCACTGCCGGTCTGGCCCTGGCATCACGACTAAGCCGGGGACTACCGGAGAGTTCTATCCTGGTGCTGGAAGCTGGACCTGATGCCGAGAATGAGCCTCGCATCAACATACCGGCTATGAGAGGTTCGGCTATCGCATCAGCGTACGACTGGAATTTTACCACTGTCCCACAACCGCATGCGGGCAACCGTTCCCTGACTCAACCCCGAGGAAAGGTCCTGGGCGGAAGTTCCGCGCTTAATTTCATGTCGTGGGACCGGGCCAGCAAGGTCGAGTACGACATATGGGGCAAGCTAGGAAATGAAGGGTGGAATTGGTCGGAGATGATGCGCTCGATGCTCAAGGCTGAGAATTTCACTTTGTCAGACAAGTACGGTGACCAAGGTGTAGGCTTTGGTGGCCCCATCCAGACGATGGTCTGTGATTGGGTGCCAGAGCAccagaccttcttcatggaGGCGTTGAAAAGCCTGGATGTGTTAGAGAATCGAAACTCACTAGGTGGAAATTCTCTTGGATCGGGGTTCCAGCCGTCAAACGTTCGTTATAGTGATCGGAAGAGGTCGTATAGTGCCCATCACCCGGGATATCCCTCGCTTGCAGGGCCCAATCTTCAAATACGGGTAGGAAGGAGGGTGCGCAAGATTAATTTGGTGAGTAtaggtggagaagatctggTAGCCACAGGTGTCACTCTGGAAGATAACACAACTGTCTTGGCAATAAAAGAAGTTATCCTTGCTGCTGGTACCATGCAAAGCCCCGGCTTGTTGGAGCTCTCCGGAATCGGTCAGAAAGACGTGCTTCATGCTGCCGATGTTCAACAGTTAGTTGACCTTCCTGGGGTTGGAGAGAATCTGCAGGATCATCTGCGAATTCAGAACTCCTATCGACTTCTCCCCAACTATACGTCGGTCGATATGCTCAAGACCAATGCCACCTTTGCAAAACAGCAACTAGAAGCTTATAACACAGGTCAACGATCCATATACGACTATAGTGGGGGCAGCTATGCTTTTCTTAACTGGACTGGCGTGGCTGACGAGCCTTCGCGCATGGAATCCTTAGCACGCAAAGCCGCCGATGAGCCTCTCTCATTGTCGCCCTTCGAGCGCATTAGAGCGGACAtccagcttcatcacatACgacatgaagaagagaatgttcCACAGATGGAAATCATCTCCGCAGATGGATATACCGGAATAAAAGGATACCCACCAGAAACGTCTCCACTCCACGGTTCAAACTTCTTCACGTTGATTGCAGTCATGCTACACCCCTTCAGCACAGGGTCGATACATGTGACGTCGCCGTTGATCTCGACAGCTCCACAGATACAACCTAACTATCTCTCCCATGAATATGATATCCAGGCCCTCGCATCTGCCGCGAAGTACTTGCGTAAACTGGCGTCAACAGCTCCTCTCCGGCAAGCTTGGACTGAAGAATACGAGCCAGGCCTTTCTGTGGTTGGCGATGGACCCGATAGTGATAGTCAGTGGAGGGAGTATGCGATCAACAACACTGAGACAATCTTTCACCCAGTCGGTACATGTGCGATGTTGCCACGGGAACTACATGGGGTAGTCAATGCGAATCTGACCGTGTATGGCACGGACAATCTCCGCGTGGTCGATGCCAGTGTCATGCCAGTTTTGATATCCGGTCATATACAGACAGCTGTATACGGGATTGCTGAAAAAGCAGCAGAGATGATCATTAAGCGATGGCAGTAG
- a CDS encoding uncharacterized protein (uncharacterized conserved protein) yields MLLNMPHLSPISSKAILRSVSQQGPKVAGSTGPCRYLSTTAPAQKNVTLLQDKKNGFGFARSNPRPPKPRSKGVTEIRGPYYTVMGKRYLADVLETMGTHVDGLKFAGGSFSLFQEKPLRELIDLAHEHGVYVSTGGWAEHLLTHPDTNAVFDKYLQKCKDLGFDVIELSSGFLSFPEDDWLRLVDKVHSYKLKAKPELGIQFGAGGDTPASGLEAIGTSDPGKLVNLGHKFLNAGVERLMIESEGITENVESWRTDVVSKIMKELPPERVMFEAADPKVYNWYIREFGIDVNLFVDHSQIVQLSCLRHDCLFLGSQFEWIYAMVVVIDDDSIDKCPQAITTGPRDLALRRYFIQSPYSSVAPIVMPKVTAAPGGRLRCRRACDSCKRRKQKCNGEQPCTICVQRHKESECHFSDKPARLLKPSESSKDTMLLSERLVPTPQRQTAMDRLLNSLEDRSANLEQQVVDDKDGTAPVPKVARLLRDGQGKFMYIGDSASLSFLQSVRRIVSSSIGRCEFTEDNSRHSMLEAFQSSSTTQTGPLIPPPGNEEAQRLARQYVLATSPLLDLFDLEEFHPRLANWIENPTGDEDTVSSIFYLVLAIGAQVSDTNHTLAEKYFISGRQLAFSAFTETPSISTIQSYVLISMYMLGACRRNGAFMNLGIALRAAYAVGIHRKDANTLFCTRERRARERVWKSLRMMDLFLSASLGRPPATTDFDYEPHDGNTTSGTQQRLQPEEQLSLTVVSLCRIFERILTEVYMRQVVSISVADSISNQHRAWVRNLPTFLRMQTERLDAAKTLEDTLAAAHIFGSYYWSIILLTRPFLVFRVSQYVKNKSESAAFSESKPSNSKISLFADACVYSALRSLNVVDDLSQYSSLPRRLPFLINSVFNSAVVLGAAFFADYDNLLPLEEGLNKAEKFLGLFVPHDPHACRFFQIIKYLRGAVGEYVHRRNRQWMERRSKQVDQLFGEVGPSNETSTPSNNHHGISMNRGDHPTVPSPLSPDKFAGGPFSSQSLGQTTATAQPDDGIWDALCATEGPSPFPYDTAISTLTTTGIPIGCSPGGTIPTGPPGMPDNGGQTPLSDMILSDNGLLYMAEDLPVFGLWGDT; encoded by the exons atgttgttgaatatgcCACACCTCTCCCCCATTTCCTCAAAAGCCATCCTTAGATCTGTCTCTCAGCAGGGCCCGAAAGTCGCGGGTTCGACGGGACCTTGCAGGTATCTATCTACGACAGCACCCGCACAGAAGAATGTAACGCTACTCCAGGATAAGAAGAACGGATTCGGATTCGCACGGTCCAACCCTAGACCGCCGAAGCCGAGGAGCAAGGGTGTCACTGAGATCAGAGGGCCGTACTACACG GTGATGGGAAAGAGATACCTAGCTGATGTGCTTGAAAC AATGGGGACTCATGTGGATGGCCTCAAATTTGCCGGAG GCTCTTTTTCACTATTTCAGGAGAAGCCCTTGAGGGAACTAATTGACCTGGCTCACGAGCATGGCGTTTATGTTTCGACG GGTGGATGGGCCGAGCATCTCCTCACTCACCCTGACACAAATGCTGTCTTTGACAAATATCTCCAGAAGTGCAAGGACTTAGG CTTTGACGTAATTGAGCTTTCATCCGGGTTCTTATCATTTCCTGAGGATGATTGGTTGCGCCTCGTCGACAAGGTCCACTCATACAAGTTAAAAGCGAAGCCCGAGTTGGGTATCCAGTTTGGCGCGGGTGGTGACACTCCAGCCTCCGGACTGGAGGCAATTGGCACCTCGGACCCGGGGAAGCTGGTCAACTTAGGCCATAAGTTCCTCAACGCTGGCGTTGAGCGCCTGATGATCGAGTCCGAGGGCATCACGGAGAATGTGGAGTCATGGCGCACCGACGTGGTGTCTAAGATCATGAAGGAACTACCACCAGAGCGCGTCATGTTTGAGGCTGCAGATCCGAAGGTCTACAATTGGTATATCCGGGAGTTTGGTATTGATGTCAACCTTTTCGTCGACCATAGTCAGATTGTGCAGCTGTCGTGCTTGCGACACG ATTGCCTGTTTTT GGGGTCCCAGTTTGAATGGATATATGCAATGGTTGTAGTGATTGATGACGATTCAATAGATAAATGTCCCCAGGCG ATAACCACCGGACCCCGCGACTTGGCACTTCGGCGTTACTTT ATCCAGAGTCCATACTCATCCGTTGCCCCCATTGTCATGCCGAAAGTCACCGCGGCTCCGGGTGGCCGGCTACGATGCCGACGAGCGTGCGATAGCTGTAAGCGGAGGAAGCAGAAATGCAACGGAGAGCAACCATGCACAATCTGTGTTCAACGTCACAAGGAATCAGAGTGCCATTTCTCGGACAAACCGGCCCGCTTGCTGAAGCCCTCCGAGAGCTCGAAAGACACGATGTTGCTCAGCGAACGCCTTGTGCCTACCCCGCAAAGGCAAACCGCCATGGACCGACTGCTTAACTCCCTCGAAGATCGTAGCGCAAATCTTGAACAACAGGTGGTGGATGATAAAGATGGGACGGCTCCGGTACCGAAGGTGGCCAGGCTTCTGCGCGATGGACAAGGCAAATTTATGTATATTGGCGACTCTGCGAGTTTGTCCTTTCTCCAGAGTGTCCGTCGCATAGTATCCTCCTCAATTGGCCGTTGCGAATTCACGGAAGATAATTCACGCCATTCGATGCTTGAGGCTTTCCAAAGTAGCTCCACTACACAGACAGGACCACTGATACCGCCCCCAGGTAATGAAGAAGCTCAACGACTGGCTCGCCAATATGTTCTTGCCACTAGCCCCCTATTGGATCTGTTCGACCTCGAGGAGTTCCATCCACGACTGGCTAATTGGATCGAGAACCCAACTGGTGACGAAGATACTGTGAGCTCAATATTTTACCTGGTGCTTGCTATCGGGGCTCAAGTATCAGATACCAATCACACTCTGGCGGAGAAGTACTTCATCAGTGGGCGTCAGCTGGCGTTCTCGGCTTTTACGGAGACCCCCAGTATCTCCACTATCCAGTCATATGTCCTGATTTCGATGTATATGTTGGGTGCTTGCCGACGCAACGGCGCTTTCATGAACCTTGGAATTGCTCTTCGTGCGGCGTATGCGGTCGGCATCCACAGAAAAGATGCGAACACGCTCTTCTGCACGCGCGAGCGACGTGCTCGAGAACGTGTGTGGAAAAGCCTACGCATGAtggatctcttcctcagcgCCTCTCTGGGTCGTCCTCCGGCCACGACGGACTTTGACTACGAACCACACGATGGCAACACCACATCGGGGACACAGCAGCGCCTCCAGCCCGAAGAGCAACTATCCCTAACGGTTGTTTCACTATGTCGTATATTCGAGCGGATTCTCACGGAAGTTTACATGAGACAGGTTGTGTCAATCAGTGTCGCGGATAGCATCTCGAATCAACATCGCGCCTGGGTCCGGAACCTGCCAACCTTCCTACGGATGCAAACAGAGCGACTTGATGCTGCCAAAACTCTCGAGGATACCTTGGCTGCAGCTCACATATTCGGCTCTTATTATTGGTCGATCATCCTGTTGACTCGGCCCTTCCTAGTCTTCCGAGTCTCTCAGTATGTGAAAAATAAGAGCGAGTCGGCAGCGTTTTCCGAGAGCAAACCCAGCAACTCGAAAATCTCGCTTTTTGCTGATGCGTGCGTTTATTCGGCATTGCGCAGTCTCAACGTCGTTGATGACCTCTCTCAATACTCGTCCCTACCTCGGAGGCTCCCATTCTTAATCAACTCCGTTTTTAACTCAGCCGTTGTCTTAGGGGCCGCATTTTTTGCCGACTATGACAATCTGCTCCCACTGGAGGAGGGCTTGAACAAGGCCGAGAAGTTCCTTGGGCTGTTCGTCCCGCATGATCCTCATGCCTGCCGCTTTTTCCAAATCATCAAATACCTCCGAGGCGCAGTTGGTGAATATGTCCACCGCCGGAACCGTCAATGGATGGAACGTCGGAGCAAACAAGTCGACCAGCTTTTCGGCGAAGTAGGCCCATCCAACGAAACCTCAACTCCTAGTAATAACCACCATGGCATCTCAATGAACCGCGGGGATCATCCAACAGTCCCGTCTCCTCTATCCCCAGATAAATTTGCCGGTGgccccttttcctcccaaTCGTTAGGACAGACCACTGCTACAGCCCAGCCCGATGACGGCATCTGGGATGCCTTATGTGCCACTGAAGGACCCTCTCCTTTCCCATACGACACAGCCATTTCCACTTTAACGACAACCGGCATTCCAATCGGTTGCTCACCAGGCGGTACAATCCCTACTGGCCCACCCGGAATGCCGGACAACGGAGGCCAAACGCCTCTCTCGGACATGATCCTTTCAGATAATGGACTCCTATATATGGCGGAGGATCTTCCTGTGTTTGGACTCTGGGGAGATACTTGA
- a CDS encoding uncharacterized protein (predicted protein) has translation MRILLLLLIQAAVAAAAPDQFQHWYKQFRSQIEFVLNNNCSEQYQNYLNKTPGFDPEYQLWYDPTKGSALTAPLVSCMLSNLPENVKANMASAGVILGLLPTMLSMLGSNTVDTAILARVAGRPFLSLCLALGSPAVLPDRPFEYPNVKALLGADGIKKGLTIPKPGGRTWILISALEYIVALGAVANIVTACYQLGIQCICNYATEVTAQSLIWAFIVGLVHIGGTIALSLRYRVIRSPVGETHTVQPNWFRRYLIREINPSLYSTPPPDVDEIEESYLFLLFSWCVSTGAVVHILYGTMVLSSLLFISVQDALALAGRFLASVVCCRAVLAYELAGLRQAKAGNMGNGEGSETLELRL, from the exons ATGAGAATATTGCTCCTACTCCTGATCCAAGCTGcggtggcagcagcagccccCGACCAATTCCAGCACTGGTACAAACAATTCCGCTCGCAGATTGAATTCGtcctcaacaacaactgCTCCGAACAATACCAAAACTACCTCAACAAAACCCCCGGCTTCGACCCAGAATACCAACTCTGGTATGACCCGACAAAAGGCAGCGCCTTGACCGCGCCCTTAGTCTCTTGTATGCTCAGCAACCTCCCGGAAAATGTGAAAGCCAACATGGCCAGCGCAGGGGTCATCCTCGGCCTCCTACCGACCATGCTCTCCATGCTCGGTTCCAACACAGTCGACACAGCCATCCTGGCACGGGTCGCAGGCCGACCATTCCTCTCGCTGTGTCTGGCCCTGGGTTCACCGGCAGTTCTACCGGACCGGCCCTTCGAATACCCCAACGTGAAAGCACTCCTCGGCGCCGACGGGATAAAGAAAGGTTTAACCATCCCGAAACCAGGCGGAAGAACATGGATCCTCATCTCGGCGCTGGAGTATATCGTCGCGTTAGGTGCTGTCGCGAATATCGTGACCGCCTGCTACCAGCTAGGTATACAGTGCATATGTAACTACGCGACGGAAGTCACCGCGCAGTCACTTATCTGGGCGTTCATCGTCGGACTCGTTCATATCGGGGGTACTATCGCTCTATCACTTCGCTATCGCGTTATCCGATCACCTGTGGGAGAAACCCATACTGTGCAGCCGAATTGGTTTCGGAGATATCTGATCCGGGAGATAAATCCATCGTTATACTCTACCCCACCCCCGGACGTCGACGAGATCGAAGAATCGTATTTATTTCTGCTGTTCTCATGGTGCGTCTCTACCGGCGCTGTAGTCCATATCCTGTATGGGACAATGGTGCTCTCCAGCTTGTTGTTTATCTCAGTTCAAGATGCGCTCGCGCTCGCGGGACGGTTTCTTGCGTCGGTTGTGTGTTGTCGTGCTGTGTTGGCGTATGAGCTTGCTGGGCTGAGACAGGCGAAGGCTGGGAATATGGGAAATGGTGAGGGGTCTGAGACACTGGAGTTGAGGT TATGA